A stretch of Bacillus spongiae DNA encodes these proteins:
- a CDS encoding pyridoxamine 5'-phosphate oxidase family protein — translation MYRIQTEEELQALLGYPSELVQRKVINHIDHHCRDFIAKSPFLVMSTASREGDCDTSPRGDAPGFVYILDDKRMIIPERPGNKRMDSLRNILSNPHVGLLFLIPGLGETLRVNGKATLVQDEVLLEKMAVKGKWPIVGICVEVQECFIHCAKAFKRSRLWERESWPTEVPTAAKILADHAKLPGASEEAISARLSKGYREQLY, via the coding sequence ATGTATAGAATACAAACAGAAGAAGAGCTACAAGCGCTACTCGGTTATCCTAGTGAGCTTGTCCAAAGAAAAGTGATTAACCACATTGACCATCATTGTCGAGACTTTATTGCAAAGTCTCCTTTTTTAGTGATGTCTACAGCTAGTCGGGAGGGGGATTGTGATACGTCTCCACGTGGGGATGCACCAGGGTTCGTTTATATATTGGATGATAAGCGAATGATTATCCCTGAGAGACCTGGTAATAAACGAATGGACTCCTTAAGAAATATATTATCAAATCCTCATGTAGGGTTGCTTTTCCTTATTCCAGGTTTAGGGGAAACGCTAAGAGTAAATGGGAAAGCTACCTTAGTTCAAGATGAAGTACTGTTAGAAAAGATGGCGGTAAAAGGGAAATGGCCGATAGTAGGCATTTGTGTTGAGGTGCAAGAATGTTTTATCCATTGTGCGAAGGCTTTTAAACGTTCTCGTTTATGGGAAAGGGAATCATGGCCAACTGAAGTACCGACTGCTGCAAAAATTTTAGCTGATCATGCTAAGCTTCCTGGTGCAAGCGAAGAAGCCATTTCAGCACGTTTAAGTAAAGGGTATAGGGAGCAGCTTTATTAG
- a CDS encoding efflux RND transporter permease subunit, whose translation MLEWILKRSKIFLVLFLLFVIVGVFTFFMLPQREIPETTVNIGTISTVYPGSTVHNVERSITNPLERKLATIDGIEEVVSSSSAGFSSIVVTVEEGESKKEVFSRVRQAISDIALTFPEEALEPEVNETTVNMPIVSYHITSENRDNLTNLQAEMSRWQEEIESLPGVAAVSIKGVTDEEIVIDVDSEKLAENGLIFSDILTALNEEYSPTPLGKQQVDDRIVQLTLDHFQSAEDLKNVLIGLNNEGAAVYLDSVGDISITPKEAIDFITFDGEPSISFTAFVKPGEDIPTVDERIQEKINELAPSLPNNVTLKPYYSQAELVNDIFKGLFQSLVIAIIAVVITSSLGLTLSGAVVVAVAIPISVLIGLIPLPFFGVDLNQISVIGAIIALGILVDDSIVVNDNIQRRYKMGENALTGAVNGVKEIWVSIVTSSLAIVFTFLPLIFLSGGNGAFIRALPTVLITTILASTIIALVLVPMIRFRLYKRSNKLVSQSPGLLGKPLNKLADFYADTVVKKTSKRPFLVSIGGLTVTLAIFALIAFTPFEFFPAADRKEVTIDVTLPIGTTLEQTTETLAEIENMLLTDEGVYETSVFAGSGLPNLFNSSLPISGENTGQIVARVDRKKQTAQGLIDEWTILLREKYSQAEIFLSTIEQGPPSGAPVTVTISGPQMEKLIELKDDITSEIEQLGSNFVVDNVGPPQPTVQYVPIRENLALYDITMKMISDRIRLATDGFPLASLDDGVVRRDMNIFLDRVVEEEVNLNNLTIPSHGPLQGEPPTLLALDTLLSTETTESLQRIPHVDGNRAITVRAFPGDVQNFKNAVTEIVERKRTEINENDYKIAIGGENQAQNDFFAEITVLFIIVIFLVYLLIAFQFNSLSLPFLVLVAVYLAIAGAILGLFVTQTPISFLAVMGMVSLTGIVVRNSIVLIEFIEQASRNGMSITNAVVESARARIRPILLTALTSVVALIPVALSGDALFKPLAVTIISGVMFSALLTLLIVPNLYLVFNRFRRK comes from the coding sequence ATGCTTGAATGGATCTTAAAGCGATCTAAAATATTTCTCGTTTTATTCCTATTATTTGTTATCGTCGGTGTATTTACATTTTTTATGTTGCCACAACGAGAAATTCCTGAAACTACGGTAAATATCGGTACGATTAGTACTGTGTACCCGGGATCGACGGTACATAATGTAGAGCGCAGCATCACTAATCCATTGGAACGCAAGCTCGCTACAATTGATGGAATTGAGGAAGTTGTTTCTTCTTCTTCTGCAGGATTTTCATCGATTGTTGTGACAGTAGAAGAAGGAGAAAGTAAAAAAGAAGTGTTTAGCCGTGTTCGGCAAGCAATCTCAGATATTGCCCTCACCTTCCCAGAAGAAGCACTTGAACCTGAAGTAAATGAAACAACCGTTAACATGCCCATTGTTTCCTACCATATCACGAGTGAGAATCGAGATAATTTAACGAATCTCCAAGCAGAAATGAGCAGATGGCAGGAAGAAATTGAATCCCTTCCTGGTGTTGCAGCTGTTAGCATTAAAGGCGTAACCGATGAAGAAATTGTTATTGATGTAGATTCAGAAAAGTTAGCGGAAAATGGTTTAATTTTTTCTGATATTTTAACAGCATTAAATGAAGAATATTCCCCGACTCCACTAGGCAAACAGCAGGTTGATGATAGAATCGTCCAGCTGACGTTAGATCATTTCCAATCAGCTGAGGATCTAAAAAACGTATTGATTGGCTTAAACAATGAAGGGGCTGCTGTTTATTTAGACTCAGTTGGAGACATTTCCATTACACCTAAAGAAGCAATCGACTTCATAACCTTTGATGGGGAACCTTCAATATCCTTCACTGCGTTTGTAAAACCTGGTGAAGATATACCTACTGTAGACGAGCGAATTCAAGAGAAAATAAACGAACTAGCCCCTTCACTACCAAATAATGTCACCTTAAAACCATATTACTCTCAAGCTGAACTTGTTAATGATATATTCAAAGGACTCTTTCAATCTCTTGTAATTGCGATTATTGCAGTCGTCATTACCTCTTCATTAGGCTTAACACTATCTGGGGCAGTTGTTGTAGCAGTGGCTATTCCTATATCCGTACTGATTGGGCTTATTCCGCTTCCATTTTTCGGTGTTGATTTAAATCAAATATCTGTAATTGGAGCCATTATCGCGTTAGGGATTTTAGTTGACGACTCAATCGTTGTGAACGATAATATCCAGCGGAGATATAAAATGGGTGAAAATGCACTGACAGGGGCTGTCAATGGTGTGAAAGAAATATGGGTATCCATCGTCACATCCTCACTTGCGATTGTGTTTACCTTTTTACCTTTAATATTTCTTTCAGGAGGCAACGGAGCTTTTATTCGAGCTCTTCCAACTGTATTAATTACAACGATTCTTGCCTCAACCATTATCGCTTTAGTCCTTGTTCCAATGATACGATTTAGACTATATAAACGTTCGAATAAATTAGTCTCACAGTCACCTGGATTATTGGGGAAGCCTCTAAATAAACTAGCCGATTTTTATGCGGATACGGTCGTAAAGAAAACAAGTAAACGACCATTTCTAGTTTCAATCGGTGGGTTGACTGTCACACTGGCTATTTTTGCTTTAATCGCGTTTACACCATTTGAATTTTTCCCAGCTGCTGATCGAAAAGAAGTGACGATAGATGTAACCCTCCCTATTGGAACCACATTAGAGCAAACAACAGAAACATTAGCGGAAATAGAAAATATGCTTTTAACAGATGAAGGTGTATACGAAACAAGTGTTTTTGCTGGAAGTGGCTTACCAAACTTGTTTAATAGCTCCTTGCCAATATCAGGTGAAAACACAGGCCAAATCGTGGCCAGGGTTGATCGTAAGAAGCAAACAGCACAAGGGCTCATTGATGAATGGACCATTCTACTACGAGAAAAGTATAGTCAGGCAGAGATATTTTTATCTACAATTGAACAAGGACCTCCTTCTGGTGCACCTGTTACAGTGACAATATCCGGTCCCCAAATGGAGAAGTTAATCGAACTTAAAGATGACATTACTTCAGAAATTGAACAGCTCGGGTCAAACTTTGTCGTCGATAACGTCGGTCCTCCACAACCAACGGTTCAATATGTACCAATAAGGGAAAATCTGGCATTATACGATATAACCATGAAAATGATATCCGACCGAATCCGACTAGCTACTGATGGCTTCCCACTTGCCTCGTTAGATGATGGTGTAGTACGTCGAGATATGAACATTTTCTTAGATCGTGTGGTCGAAGAGGAAGTGAATCTAAACAATTTAACCATTCCTTCACATGGACCTTTACAAGGGGAGCCACCTACCTTATTAGCACTTGATACATTATTATCGACAGAAACGACTGAAAGCTTACAACGGATTCCTCATGTTGATGGGAATAGAGCCATAACGGTTAGAGCCTTTCCTGGCGATGTACAAAACTTTAAAAATGCAGTGACCGAAATTGTTGAGAGGAAGCGTACCGAGATAAACGAAAATGACTATAAGATTGCCATTGGTGGAGAAAACCAGGCTCAAAATGATTTTTTTGCTGAAATTACCGTGTTATTCATTATCGTCATTTTCCTTGTTTACTTACTCATCGCATTCCAATTCAATTCACTCTCTTTGCCTTTCCTTGTGCTAGTCGCGGTCTACTTAGCCATTGCCGGAGCAATCCTTGGATTATTCGTAACACAGACACCAATAAGCTTCTTAGCGGTTATGGGAATGGTTTCATTAACGGGAATTGTCGTTAGAAATTCCATTGTCTTGATAGAATTTATCGAGCAAGCTAGTAGGAACGGAATGTCAATAACGAATGCTGTAGTTGAATCAGCTCGTGCTCGCATTCGACCGATTCTTTTAACCGCCTTGACATCCGTCGTAGCCCTTATTCCGGTAGCACTTAGTGGGGATGCTTTATTCAAGCCACTTGCAGTCACAATTATTTCAGGCGTTATGTTCTCAGCATTATTGACACTCTTAATTGTCCCAAACCTCTACCTAGTCTTTAACCGTTTTAGAAGAAAGTAA
- the nfsA gene encoding oxygen-insensitive NADPH nitroreductase, which translates to MNSTIETILHHRSIRKFTNEKLTKEQISLLVRSAQAASTSSYVQAYSIIGVTDTGKRKMLAKLAGEQSYVEESGHFFVFCADLYRHEKMGEWKQEDVTESLESTEKFLVATIDAALAAQNMSIAAESLGLGICYIGGIRNHLAEVDKILGLPKRVIPLFGLCVGYPDHTSSHKQRLPEEHIYHENVYEIEEQVMKQQIAEYDEKISAYYEKRTNGRRKAGWSDQMVSMLAVPKRMDVKEYLLKKGYNKK; encoded by the coding sequence ATGAATTCAACAATTGAAACGATTTTACATCATCGATCAATAAGAAAATTTACAAACGAAAAATTGACAAAGGAACAAATTTCATTATTAGTTAGAAGTGCACAAGCTGCTTCTACGTCGAGTTATGTGCAAGCTTATTCTATTATTGGTGTAACAGACACAGGGAAAAGAAAAATGCTTGCAAAGTTAGCAGGTGAACAAAGTTATGTAGAAGAAAGCGGCCATTTCTTTGTGTTTTGTGCGGACCTTTATCGTCATGAAAAGATGGGAGAATGGAAGCAAGAAGATGTCACAGAATCACTTGAAAGTACAGAAAAATTTCTTGTGGCAACAATCGATGCAGCTCTTGCTGCTCAAAATATGAGCATTGCAGCAGAATCATTAGGACTTGGTATTTGCTACATAGGCGGTATACGAAATCATTTAGCAGAAGTCGATAAAATATTAGGACTTCCAAAGAGAGTAATCCCGCTTTTTGGTCTTTGTGTTGGATACCCTGATCATACATCGAGCCATAAGCAACGTTTACCAGAGGAACATATTTATCATGAAAATGTATATGAAATAGAAGAACAAGTAATGAAGCAGCAAATAGCTGAATATGATGAAAAAATTTCTGCCTATTATGAGAAAAGAACAAATGGGAGAAGGAAAGCTGGCTGGTCTGATCAAATGGTTTCGATGCTTGCTGTACCAAAAAGGATGGATGTAAAAGAGTATTTGTTGAAAAAAGGATACAATAAAAAGTAA
- a CDS encoding PrkA family serine protein kinase: MDILKRIEQFRDEEEMLKWEGNFGDYLEILKQKPWVAQSAHSRVYHMIKDAGVKEDKSKRTYKFFNDQLFGLEEALERLVEEYFHPAAKRLDVRKRILLLMGPVSGGKSTLVALLKRGLEAYTRTDRGAVYAIKGCPMHEDPLHLIPHHLRDEFYEEYGIRIEGNLSPLNLMRLEKEYGGRIEDVLIERVFFLEDKRTGIGTFSPSDPKSQDIADLTGSIDFSTIAEYGSESDPRAYRFDGELNKANRGLMEFQEMLKCDEKFLWHLLSLTQEGNFKAGRFALISADELIVAHTNETEYRSFISNKKNEALHSRIIVMPVPYNLKVTQEEKIYEKMIHESDVSEVHIAPHTLRVAAMFTILTRLKEPKRGDIDAIKKMRLYDGESVEGFNSADLEELKKEYQDEGMSGIDPRYVINRISSTIIRKEISSINALDVLRSLKEGLDQHPSITNELREKYLNFISLARKEYDDIAKKEVQKAFVYSYEESAKTLMDNYLDNVEAYCNKSKLRDPLTGEEINPDEKLMRSIEEQIGISENAKKAFREEILIRISAYARKGKRFDYNSHDRLREAIQKKLFADLKDVVKITTSTKTPDEQQLKKINEVVARLIDEHGYNSTSANELLRYVGSLLNR, translated from the coding sequence ATGGATATATTAAAAAGAATTGAGCAATTCAGAGATGAAGAAGAAATGCTAAAGTGGGAAGGGAACTTTGGGGACTATTTAGAAATATTAAAGCAAAAGCCTTGGGTAGCACAATCTGCCCACTCACGTGTGTATCATATGATAAAAGATGCGGGAGTCAAGGAGGATAAAAGTAAAAGGACATATAAATTTTTTAACGATCAACTATTTGGTCTAGAAGAGGCGTTAGAGCGATTAGTTGAAGAGTATTTCCATCCAGCAGCCAAAAGGTTGGATGTTCGTAAACGCATCTTGTTATTAATGGGCCCTGTCTCTGGTGGTAAATCCACATTAGTTGCTTTACTAAAAAGAGGATTAGAGGCCTACACAAGAACAGACCGTGGAGCTGTTTATGCCATTAAAGGGTGTCCAATGCATGAAGACCCACTTCACTTAATTCCACATCATTTGCGTGATGAATTTTATGAGGAATATGGAATTCGCATTGAAGGTAACTTATCACCTTTAAACTTAATGAGATTAGAAAAAGAGTACGGTGGCAGAATTGAAGATGTGCTCATTGAACGTGTTTTCTTTCTTGAGGATAAACGGACTGGAATTGGGACATTTAGCCCTTCTGATCCTAAATCTCAAGACATTGCCGACTTAACAGGAAGTATAGATTTTTCAACAATAGCAGAGTATGGATCCGAATCTGATCCCAGAGCATATCGATTTGATGGTGAACTCAATAAAGCAAACAGAGGGTTAATGGAATTTCAGGAGATGTTGAAATGTGATGAAAAGTTTTTATGGCATTTATTATCACTAACACAGGAAGGAAATTTTAAAGCTGGCAGGTTTGCTTTAATTTCAGCTGATGAACTGATCGTTGCACATACGAATGAAACAGAGTATCGCTCCTTTATTTCTAATAAAAAAAATGAAGCACTACATTCTAGAATTATCGTAATGCCTGTTCCGTATAATTTAAAAGTGACACAAGAAGAAAAAATATATGAGAAAATGATTCATGAAAGTGATGTTTCTGAGGTTCACATTGCTCCTCATACGTTGAGAGTGGCAGCCATGTTTACGATATTGACAAGGTTAAAAGAGCCTAAACGTGGTGATATTGACGCGATTAAGAAAATGAGATTGTACGATGGAGAGAGTGTGGAAGGATTTAATTCGGCAGATTTGGAGGAATTAAAGAAAGAATATCAAGATGAAGGAATGAGCGGAATTGATCCTCGTTATGTCATTAACCGAATATCGTCAACTATTATTAGGAAAGAGATCTCATCTATTAATGCTTTAGATGTATTACGATCATTGAAAGAGGGACTAGACCAACACCCTTCTATTACAAATGAGCTTCGGGAGAAATATTTAAATTTTATTTCACTAGCTCGTAAAGAATACGATGATATCGCAAAAAAAGAGGTACAAAAAGCGTTTGTCTATTCTTATGAAGAGTCAGCTAAAACCTTAATGGATAATTACTTAGATAATGTAGAAGCGTATTGCAATAAATCAAAGCTTCGTGATCCATTAACAGGAGAGGAAATAAACCCTGACGAAAAGCTAATGAGATCAATTGAAGAACAAATAGGCATTTCGGAAAATGCTAAAAAAGCTTTTCGAGAGGAAATCCTTATTCGCATCTCTGCCTATGCTCGAAAAGGTAAACGGTTTGATTATAATTCTCACGACCGTCTTCGAGAAGCGATCCAGAAAAAGCTGTTTGCTGACTTAAAAGATGTAGTAAAAATTACGACGTCTACTAAAACACCGGATGAGCAGCAATTAAAGAAAATCAATGAAGTGGTTGCACGTCTCATTGATGAGCATGGGTATAATTCGACATCTGCAAACGAGCTTCTTCGTTACGTTGGTAGTTTATTAAATCGATAA
- the yhbH gene encoding sporulation protein YhbH has product MLSNSENNQFVISQEDWSLHRKGHDDQARHQEKVQEAIKNNLPDLITEESIVMSNGRDVVKIPIRSLDEYKIRYNYDKNKHVGQGDGDSQVGDVVARDGSDSKKGPGKGQGAGDQAGEDYYEAEVSMLELEEALFSQLELPNLKRKEQDEIKVEDIEFNDIRKTGLMGNIDKKKTMKSAFKRNALSGKPGFHPIRQEDLKFRTWNEVLKPESKAVVIAMMDTSGSMGVWEKYMARSFFFWMSRFLRTKYETVEIEFIAHHTEAKVVSEEDFFSKGESGGTICSSAYRKALEIIDHKYDPDRFNIYPFHFSDGDNLTSDNARCLKYVEELMKVSNMFGYGEVNQYNRHSTLMSAYKNIDNELFRYFILKKKADVFHAMKSFFRQEEEQLYA; this is encoded by the coding sequence ATGTTGAGTAATTCGGAAAACAATCAGTTTGTGATTTCTCAGGAAGACTGGTCCCTCCACCGAAAAGGCCATGATGATCAAGCACGACACCAAGAGAAAGTACAAGAGGCGATCAAAAACAATCTTCCTGACTTAATCACTGAAGAAAGTATCGTAATGTCAAATGGAAGAGACGTTGTGAAGATACCGATCCGTTCATTGGATGAATATAAAATCCGTTATAACTACGATAAAAATAAGCATGTTGGCCAAGGGGATGGAGACAGTCAAGTTGGAGATGTTGTTGCTAGAGATGGGTCTGACTCTAAAAAAGGTCCCGGAAAAGGGCAAGGAGCAGGAGATCAGGCTGGCGAAGATTATTATGAAGCTGAAGTATCTATGCTTGAATTGGAAGAAGCTTTGTTCAGTCAATTAGAGTTACCAAACTTAAAGAGGAAAGAACAAGATGAAATTAAGGTTGAAGATATCGAATTTAATGATATTCGAAAGACTGGATTGATGGGGAATATTGATAAAAAGAAAACGATGAAATCTGCATTTAAACGAAATGCCTTAAGTGGTAAACCTGGATTTCACCCAATCAGACAAGAGGATTTAAAGTTTAGAACATGGAATGAGGTTCTCAAGCCGGAGTCAAAAGCTGTTGTAATAGCAATGATGGATACAAGTGGAAGTATGGGGGTTTGGGAAAAATATATGGCTCGAAGCTTTTTCTTCTGGATGTCTCGTTTTTTACGTACAAAGTATGAGACAGTTGAGATTGAATTTATTGCTCATCATACTGAAGCAAAAGTTGTATCGGAAGAAGACTTTTTCTCAAAAGGAGAAAGTGGTGGAACGATTTGTTCTTCAGCCTACCGGAAAGCTTTAGAAATAATCGATCATAAATATGATCCCGATCGGTTTAATATTTATCCTTTTCATTTTTCAGACGGAGACAATTTAACATCAGATAATGCTCGTTGTTTAAAATATGTGGAAGAATTAATGAAGGTTTCAAATATGTTTGGATATGGGGAAGTGAATCAGTATAACCGTCACAGTACGCTCATGTCCGCTTATAAGAACATTGATAACGAACTCTTTCGGTACTTTATTTTAAAGAAAAAAGCAGATGTCTTCCACGCGATGAAAAGCTTTTTTAGACAAGAGGAAGAACAATTATATGCATGA
- a CDS encoding copper homeostasis protein CutC, which produces MILEVIATTLSDAIQAEEVGADRIELVTGIAEGGLTPSYALIESVCTATTIPVNVMIRPHSTSFCYDSYDMRTIIKDIQICKQLGANGIVFGALTAEGKIDEISLQQVLEEAGQLDVTFHRAFDTAADQEEALEILMKYKQISRVLTSGGKQAAPDATIELQALVEKSRDSHIEILAGSGLTLINTDSFLSKVNVKELHFGSGVRKHSSFTNPIDQKKVKSIKKIMMYHT; this is translated from the coding sequence ATGATTTTAGAAGTTATTGCAACGACTTTATCAGACGCTATTCAAGCGGAAGAAGTTGGGGCAGATCGAATTGAGTTGGTGACAGGAATTGCAGAAGGTGGGTTAACACCAAGCTATGCGCTAATCGAATCTGTCTGTACAGCAACAACTATTCCTGTAAATGTAATGATCCGCCCTCATAGTACATCGTTTTGCTATGATTCGTATGATATGAGAACGATTATAAAGGATATTCAAATCTGTAAGCAGCTTGGCGCAAACGGGATTGTATTTGGAGCATTAACAGCTGAAGGAAAGATTGATGAGATCTCTCTTCAACAAGTATTAGAGGAAGCTGGTCAGTTAGATGTTACCTTTCATCGGGCGTTTGATACAGCAGCAGACCAAGAAGAAGCTTTAGAGATTCTAATGAAATACAAACAAATATCGAGAGTGCTAACATCGGGAGGCAAGCAAGCAGCTCCTGATGCTACGATAGAGTTACAAGCACTCGTTGAAAAAAGTCGTGATTCTCACATTGAAATCCTAGCCGGTTCTGGTTTAACACTAATTAATACCGATTCATTTTTAAGTAAAGTGAATGTAAAAGAATTACATTTCGGTTCAGGTGTTAGAAAACATTCAAGCTTTACAAATCCCATCGATCAAAAGAAAGTGAAGAGTATTAAGAAAATAATGATGTATCACACATAA